The DNA window AAAGCTGTAGGCTCAATCTTGAGTAGCAACAAattgtgtgggtgtgtacacGGTTCCTTGCCAGTGAAAACCAGGGGGTCATACTTAAATGCTGTGGAAAGTCCATTTGAAAGTTATCTCACTTTCTGTAGGAAGCTTGCAGTGCTCaacacaggtttttgtttttgtttttatttttgagacagggtttctctgtgtaaccctggctgtcctagaattcactctgtagaccaggctggccttgaactcagaaatctgcctgcctctgcctcccaagtgctgggattaaaggagtgcgccaccactgccggcttCAGCACAGTTTTAATCTTTTTTCTTAGTATTTTAATTCAGGAGCTTACTGAGTTGCCCAGGCAGAACTTGAGCTTGCAGTTCttttatgtcttagttagggtttttattgttgtgataaaacaccatgaccaaaagcaacatggggaggaaagggcttattccaTTTTACATCAggtcacactttgtctctgagggaaggaagggcaggaattgaaggcaggaacctagaggcaggactgaaacagaagccatgaagaagtactgcttactggcttgctccttgcggcttgctcagcctgctttcttagacagGACAGGACTACATGTCCAGGATTGGTACCACTCAACCTTCCCACGACAATTATTGTTAAAGAGTATGTTCAaaagaattttgtatatgtctgtgttgtctaggtattttcttattgatTGTACATCTTTCCAaatgactccagctgtgtcaagttgacataaaactaaataGTGCATCTTGctttagcctcccaagtagctgggattacaggtctgaaGCACTATGCCTGTGCTTTATATTGATataaatgtttattcttttgaaaattagctttctgttttcagccTAGATTTGTTTTGATTAGAGAGTATGTATACATTTGAAATCCTGGCAGATTTGACTTCTAACTTAAAAAGGGTTCAAAATTAAAGTCTTGTACGTCATCTGAATATTGAACACTGTGCAAGTGGAAGGTTTGTTAGTTATGTAGTGGTCAAACTAACCTTCTGTGTTCTGTTCTCAATAGATTGGAGGTGGACTCAGCGGAAGAGGCAGCCTGACAGCTACTTTAATGTCCTCAATGCTTTCCTCGACAGGAAGGACAGCTACTATTCCATCCATCAGATAGGTGGGGATTAAGTTTGTCCTTGGGTTGGCTCTGTACAAAGGGCAGACTTCTTGGGCTTCCCTTAGGAGCTTTCTAAATCTCGCAGAGTTGGAGAATGGGGTTCTAGGCCACTCTCTGGTCTCTAGTCTCTGTGAGCTGCTCTGGGTGTTCCAGCACTAGCTCAAACCCAAGCCTGTCCTTCCCCTGTACAGCCTGCAGTGAGTGACTCTGTGCAGCCTGGGGGAGTTAGGCTCCTCTTGGaaggtttgctttgcttttctcagGAGGGTTGGAGTCCTGCCCAGACCTTTCTATGAAGCGTTTACTAATGTACCAAAAGTGaggcgcacacacatacacacactctctcttttgGGATGGATGTGTTTGCTAACATGGGTCTGTTTCCTGCAGCGCAAATGGGAGTTGGCGAAGGCAAGTCTATAGGCCAGTGGTACGGGCCGAACACTGTTGCCCAGGTCCTCAAGTACGTAATGAGCCCAGCCCTTCTGCTTCTTGGGGTCAGCATGAGTTCTCCTTGGCATTTACCCTCCTTGAGTACTTATTGGCACAGGAACTAAGGTATTCCGATTCTTTGCTTATAGACCCAGGGGAGATCCCTGGGTGACTATGCCAATTGTTCTGTGATTGGGATTCATGTTTAGGTCAGAGCCCTAGTGTGGCCCTGTCCTCTGTCTTGATATACAAATCCATCTGTAATGAGGGTGTCTTAGATCTGGGACCATGGCAGTTATGGTACTGTATCTGCAGGTGCTAGAGCCCTCTACCTCGTGTGTTTGTCAGACACACCCACATAAGTCATAAGCCTTCCCATGCTGTTGAGAATctgttagagtttgttcctcatGAATGTTTGCCTATCCCCTCCTACCCTCTGTGCCTCCGTGGTTTcttaaagattatttttgtattatgaGTGTTtttctgcacatatgtctgttCACATCATACATGCAAAGCATGTAGGGAAGGCTAGAAGACATTgttagatccctggagctggagttaacagatggttgttagctgctctgtgggtgctgggaactgaaccccgggtcctctgcaagagcagcaggtgctctgaccactgagccatttcctcctTGCTTGTGCTCCTCTCCCTgcagtgtgtgttttgtttttgtttttgacctgATTCACTTTTCCCTGTGGCTTTGTGCTTTAATATCTCAGTGCCTTTAGAAGGCTCTGAACCAATGTCCAGGACTCATTCATGGAGGGCCCTATTCCTGTTGGGCTGAAAGCTAGTATCTCCCAAATATGTCTCTAGCTATGGTTTTTCCTGAATGTCCCCTTGCCACCCTACCCTGTGTCTGCAATGGCCATCTCCTATAGGCTCCACCTAGAcacttgctttttttcccctgtacctgaTGCCCAGTCATCCCAGGCCATGGCTGGCTGTGTGTCCTTGGTTTGGTTTCTTAGTGGCATGCACACCCTTTCTATCCCCTTTAGTGTCCTTGTTCAAGTTGTGCCTTGTTTTACTttgctgttgctgtgacagaatgccatgaccaaggcaacttataaaaaacaaaaccacagcatTTCAATTTAGGGACTCACTGTTCCAAAGTGTTAGACCTTGAAATTCATGGCAAGGAGCACTGCGGCAGGCGggcaggcactggagcagtagccaagagcttacatctgattcaCCAGCATGAGGCAGAGCAAGAGCTAATTGGAAATGACATAAGCTTTTGAAGTCTCAAAGCCTACTCCCCGTAGCACACTTCCTCCAGCGAGGCCGGACCTCCTATCCtagtcctttccaaacagttgtACCAAGTGAGGACCAAACCTTAGTATGTGAGTGTAGTATGGGGGGGTCCTCTTTGCAATCACTGCACACCTTTAGCTTGTGGTAGGATTTACGGGGCCGCCCCGGTGCTGCCACCTTTCACTGTGGCTCTGAGTAGCCTGACCAGGTCACCATCATGCTTTGGTCATATCTCTTGCCtcacttcttttctgtcttcactGACAAAGAGCAGTCTCTTGGTGTTAGGATTTACATCTTTCTGGAAATGGCAGGTCAGGCTGCTTATCCCTGCTTACTGTTCCTGTCCCTGGCCTCCTCTGCTTTTGTAGCTAAATCCCTTTTCCTCTCTATTTGCTTGCTTCTTCTTGCTTGCCTTTACTGACATATCAGCCAAGGGAAGTGCTGCTTTGTTCTCCTGGGTCTGTATCCTTGCTGCTGTGGCAGGCTTAATGAGTAGTGAGAAAATACCAGCTCTCCTGAGCCCCTTTCAAGTTTCTCATTAACGAGAAGGGGCTTTGTGTGGTTTTcctagtgcagtggttctcaacttacaggtattctgcatatcagatatttacatgacaactcataacagtaacaaaaccaTAGTTATGTAGtaacaaggaaaataattttatggttagggggtcACGACATGAgcagctgtattaaagggttgcagcattaggaaggctgagaactgctgctctagagcCTTCCCAGCATCGGCTTCTTCTCTTACTAGATGCACCAGGTCCTTGTAGCTTAGATCCTTGGTAATTGTCTCCATTGGGGAATGTCTCTTCTTGCCTTCTGTCTTCTCACTGATTGATAGGCCTTCTGCCCCATCCCTGTAGCACCCAGTTTACATTTTTTCTACACAGTATGGCTGCTGTCTGCTCTTCTTTCAGAGCCATAAGTCTACAGCCATGCTTCCTCCTAATCAGTTGTGCTGTTCATTAGATTTCTGGGCTGTCAGTTCACAGTGTAAGGTGTTGGAAGAGAAGCTGCACAGCAGTGAGCTGGACCTGCCTCCATCCTGGTGAGACCTGAGTTGCTATGCCAGCTAGGGGCTCCTGTCCATACTGTCTCCTGACAAAGGGCAGCTGATGTCTTCTATGTACAACACTCAGCACACCTCCTGTTTGAGTCATTGGACAGATCCTTGACTTAAGCCTTGAAACTGCCTCAACTGTCACTGCTGTGGTGTGATGCTCATGCTGTACAAGGCTCATGGGAGTGTTCTCGCTTTCTGTAGGAAACTTGCTGTATTCGACACATGGAGTTCCTTGGCTGTTCACATAGCAATGGACAACACTGTGGTGATGGAGGAAATCAGTAAGTCGCTCAGGGTTTTGGTTGTAGGTGACAGCccaagagggaacctcagctggaGAGTTAGAGTTTCAAAGCAACATCAGCACTTCCAGCAGGGGGGAAGCCTAGGTGAAACATCTGTAAACCCATCTCTTACTGTGTTCACTAGgctaaaggaaagaaaggaattcaGGGTagctgtttgtgtatatgtgtgctgtaGGCCAATccaaagttccaggccaggcaggactacatagtgagaccctgtatcaataaagggatgagggatgggggccggagagatggtttGGAGGTaaggagcacttactgctcttggagaagacccaagttcatttcccagcacacTTGAGTGATTCACAACCAAATGTGTAACTCCACTTCCTCCAATACCTTCTTTCGATCTGCAGGGGCACCAGACATGAATGTGATGCACATATGTGTAGGCagagcatatataaaaataaaatgaatgccgGGCATGgcagtgcctttaatcccagcacttgggaggcagaggccagactggtctacaaagtgagttccaggatagccagggctacacagagaaaccttgtctcaaacaacaaataaatatataaatagtatttttttttgaaagaagacaATAGCTAATTAATCTTTCCTACAGGCTATTTCCAGATTATTTCCTAGAAAGTTCAATCTTGTAAAAGAGTTCAGTGAATCACTACCACTTTTAGTCTCTTAATCTAAAAAGTTATCttcctgttttttaaattttttttattttcatgcatgtgtgtgtctgagtatatgtgcagcgtgtgtgtgtgtgttccacagtACGGGGTTGTCTGACCACCAGCAGACTCTAATCAGATGTGTATTGAAGGCTGCATTTCCTACATTTAGACAGAAGAAATACTGAAgggtagccaggcagtggtggtgcacgcctttaatcccagcacttgggaggcagaggcaggcggatttctgagttcgaggccagcctggtctacagagtgagttccaggacagccagggctatacagagaaaccctgtcttgaaaaaccaaaaaaaaaaaaaaaaaaagagagagagaaatactggAGGGTGAAGAAAAGCTGTTTCTTGGCGCTCTTCTGAAAAGGGGTCTGCATGACCTGGGTCTGCCCACACTACAGAGACTAAATGGCTgctgcttctgttttctttaagcTGCACATGGGAGCCAATGATTCAGCTGACTGGATAAAGCCACGTGCCACACCATTCTGGCAAACCTGGGAGTTTGATCACTTGAGCCCATATAAAGATTGAAGGAGAGCCAGCTCCACAGTGCTGCCCCTGATTCTCACAGATGCACTGTGGGACATACTGCTCTCCCATATTGTACGgttatgtttgcttgtttgagagaGGCTCTCAGTATGTACATCAGGCTGGCCCTAATCTCACAgaggaccctcctgcctctgctaagtgctaggattaaaactGTATACCACCATGCCATTTGAAATGGTTCAtgggagatgattcagcagttaagagtactaagCTACTACTCAGAGGACCGAGGTTCAGTTGTCAGCCCCCACAtcgtggttcacaaccatctttaactccagttccaggagatccaacacttgAGACCTTGATGGCACTgcttgcacatggtgcacagatgtaCGCGCAGGCAGAACAACCatagagatattttaaaaaaatctttatgtgtagaaaatgtttctctcctttttttgttttttaatgtgtatacgtgttttgtatgtatgtatgtatgtatgtatgtatgcatgcatactaCCTGCATTTCTGGTACCCAAGTAGGTCAAAAGGCATTAGAACTCCTGTAAGTGGAATGaggggtggttatgagccactatgtgggtgctgagaactgaatgtggatcttctgcaagagcagcttgtATTCCTAACCAGTGAACCAACTGTCCAGCCCCTAGAAAATTTTTCGTTGAATAGggacatttttgttttcaaaattacttatattttaagcagttgggatttttgttgtttgttttaaatgattttgtgtgtatgggtgttttgcctgtgtgtttgtgcactACTTGCGTGccttgtgcctgcagaggccagaagaaagtgttgtatcacctggaactggagttacagacaattgtgagttgCCACGTGCATGCTGGGAATCAGACCTTCATCCTtcgaaagagtagccagtgctcttaatcactgagctgtctctccagccccttagcgcctggtttttaaaacattttttctccTTGGGGATAACTTCTGTCTCTGCTTAGCTGATGAAAAATATGTATTCCCTTTCAGGAAGGTTATGCAGGGCCAACCTTCCCTGTGTTGGGGCGGCTGCACTTCCTACTGATTCAGAGAGGCACTGTAATGGGTTCCCTGCTGGAGCTGAAGTCACCAACAGGCCATCGGCTTGGAGACCACTagtgcttctcatccctctccgcCTGGGACTGACAGACATCAATGAGGCCTATGTGGAGACGCTGAAGGTGAGTCTTTTTCATCTATTTCAGTGTGTGGTCAGCTAGCTGTACCTCTAAGAGTCAGGCTGGATCTTATAGGTGATGTTGAGAATTTAAATATCTATAGCTCTATAAAGGGTCTTCAAGCCCACTCACCCTGTTGCTGAACCTGACATCCGGTCTTCTGTCTCTCCCAGATCTCCCAGGTTTCTTCTATGCTCTTCCTGTGTATTTCCAATtctctctagagcagtggttcttaacctgtggctCCTGACCCATTTGAGggaagttgtcttagtcagggtttctattcctgcacaaacatcatgaccaagaagcaagttggggaggaaagggtttattcagcttacacttccatactgctgttcaacaccaaggaagtcaggactgaaactcaagcaggtcaggaagcaggagctgatgcagaggccatggagggatattcttgactggcttgcctcccctggcttgctcagcctgctttcttataaaaccaagactaccagcccagggatggtcccacccacaaggggcctttcccccttgatcactaattgagaaaatgacttacagctggatctcatggaggcatttccccaaatgaagctcctttctctatgataactccagcctgtgtcaagttgacacccaaaaccagccagtacaattgaccccttgtcaacttgacacacaaacacatcactattaagcctcaacccttagttcttttttttttttaaaagatttatttatttattatatgtaagtacactgtagctgtcctcagatgctccaaaagagggcatcagatctcattacagatggttgtgagccaccatgtggttgctgggatttgaactggggaccttcagaagagcagttggtgctcttaaccactgagccatctcaccagccccaacccttagttcttattcatctccaagatcttaaataactttaaaagtcccacagtctttacatattaaaagttcaatcctttaaaaaatatccaatatcttttaaaatccagtctttttataattaaaagtctcttaactgtgggatccattaaaatattttcttccttcaagagggaaaaatatcagggcacagtcacaatcaaaagcaaaaattaaactcccaactgtccagtgtctgggatccaactcacaatcttatgggctcctctaagggcttgggtcacttctccagccatgccctttgtagcacacacgttgtcttctaggctccagctgcccgtactccactgctgctgctgttcttggtggtcatctcatggtcctggcatctccaaaacactgctgtcattcactgtaacttggctttaacaatagcctctcataggctctcttcatggtgccaagcctcaactcctttgcatgaccccttcagttctgggacatcaattgcaactgaggctgcactttcaccaatggccttccatggcctctcacagtgctgagcctcagctgctctgcgtgaccccttcatgccttcataaccagcaccacctgggtaattcttacacattaccaggTCCAGCCACAGAACAGGTACAACCATGGCTATCTCTGTAACAcagtctctgtgctctcagaaaacacttcccagaaaatgtcacctcaatgatgctggtctcttcttaatcaccgctaatttcttagctcgagctaaccagcatcaattgtcccagtaatataaaggtttcactttactagttctggtatcttgttaatcacagctgattcttcagccccagctaaccagaaccacagaatcttcacaatcaaagtaacaatggccctgaaaagagtctttaattttcgcTCTAAAATTTcataagccaggcctccatcttctgcactgtactctacattatcttccaagctcctacaaaacatcccacagtgctcttaacaccgatcttctagcccaaagttccaaagtccttccacagtcctcccaaaaacatggtcaggttgtcacaggaatactccactcctggtaccaatttgtcttagtcagggtttctattcctgtacaaacatcatgaccaagaagcaagttggggaggaaagggtttattcagcttacacttccacatcgctgttcatcaccaaaggaagtcaggactggaactcaagcagggcaggaagcaggagctgatgcagaggccatggagggatattcttgactggcttgctcagcctgctttcttatagaaccaagactaccagcccagagatggtcccacccacaaggggcctttcccccttgatcactaattgagaaaatgccctacagctggatctcattggaggcatttcctcaactgaagctcctttctctgtgatctccagctgggtcaagttgacataaaaccagccagtacaacaaaccctttcacaggggtcttgcatatcagatatttacattacacttAATAATagtagcacaattacagttatgaagtagcaacaaaatcattttatggttggggagtcaccacaacatgaggaactgtatgaaatgGTCGCAGTGATAAGGACATTAAGAACCACTGGTGAAGAGGATAGGTTGGCCCATAGGACGGAAACGGCAGGTGGTTTACTGAGAATTTCATCCACActcttcctttatttctccttCGCCATCACAAAAACAAGAGACAAAGCCTTAAattgcagtttctcagaaaataaacTGAGGAGCCACACTTGAGAGCTTTACTGTATGGAATGGCAATGCTGCTTTTTATTAAaatcccttggggctggagagatggctcagcggttaagagcactgactgctcttctgaaggtcctgagttcaaatcccagcaaccacatggtggctcacaaccatccgtaatgagatctgacacccttttctggagctatctgaagatagctacagtgtaatctatctattttttaaaaaaaaactttcccttTTCATCACCTTTCAGTGTTGAGGTAAGATGAAATATAAAacctctcccttccctgtcttGTTCTGCCCCTGCGTATCTCTCCACTGTCCTGGCCACTCCCTCTGCTGTAGGTTCTGAGATTGCTCTGCTTCCCTCTCACCCATTTCCCATATTTATCTGACTTCTGTTGTCCTTGCCCCTGTCCCATTGGGCCAGGCTGGTGTCTGGCCACACTACCTGTCCAGCGTGCCTGTGCATGTTAATCCGTAAGGTAGTCCCCTGTCCCATCACCTCTCCTTCTGCAGTTTTCCCAGCTAGAACCGTAAGCCTGTGGTTGGACTGTACTGGAAGCTCTCTGGGACATGTCTTCTCGTTTTTCTTGTGTCATTCAGGTAGGCCTCTGAAGACCATGGCCTTTCTGAGGCTGTGCATGGTAAAATGCACACTTATGCCTGCTGGGCTGCCGTGTGTAGCGCTGTGTAGGAGCACtctcttctgagtgctgtgcagagTCAGTGTCCTCAGTGGCCTTCCCTCTTGTCTCCTGCAGCACTGTTTCATGATGCCCCAGTCCCTGGGTGTTATTGGAGGGAAGCCCAACAGTGCCCACTACTTTATTGGCTATGTTGGTGAGTATGGTTTGCGTACTCTGGGTTCATAGGGATGATCTTTCTCCCTGAAGGAGTGGATTTTGTTCTGTGGTGCTGTGTTTGTACCTCACTTGCCTCCCCTCACTCGCTGTGGTGGCATGCTTCCCTCACCACTAGGCACTTTGATTGCTACCTCCCTTGTGTCTGCTGCCTCTGGTGGGTCTGGATGCTGCTCTGGCctgctccctccccctgcccagctCGGGTCAgctgcctctgacttctgcaccGTCCTTCCTAGGGGAGGAGCTCATCTATCTGGACCCCCACACTACACAGCCTGCAGTGGAGCTGACTGACAGCTGCTTCATCCCCGACGAGAGCTTCCACTGCCAGCACCCTCCCTCTAGGATGGGCATTGGAGAGCTTGACCCGTCCATTGCTGTGGTATGTTGCTCTGGGTCATCCTGTGCCAGTTCTGAAGTGGAAATACAGAGAATGTTCACATAGTTGAGGATCCCAAGACCTCTTACCTTCCCTGAGGCCACTCACCTGCCGAGTGGCTGTCACAACCCCAGTATATTCGAGTGTTGACTGATTGAGTGGATGTaccggtggggggggggggcggtttcTGCTATGTATaaaacacaaatgacagctcTGACAGTTTGACAATTTGGATCTGTCATTACAGAATGACAGTCACCTGAGTAGactgtttttccttttaattttctcaTCATTGTTCCGTTGTTTGTTTACTTAGTGTAGCTTGAAGATGATTCTTCTGAATgttcttctccatctctgtcttgaTGATATAGTAGGGTTTTCTGATGGTTTGTGCAAACCCGCCTCTTCAAAATGTGTttggaggaaaggggataaaaaaccaaaaatgtcaAAAGCAGTGCCATATCCAGGAAGTCATTGCCTAGTCAGGCTGCTTCATCACGCAGCATGTCCAGTGCCAATCTGCAACGATCACATCAGTACACACTGCCACATTCTAAGGAGAGTAATCTGGGATTCTGTGGCTCAGACTTCCTGCAGAGCTCACTGGCAAACTCCTAAGTTAAGCAGTGTGTGTACCTTACAGTGAGTGCATTTCAGCAGCTCACAGTGACTGCGACTTAGGCCAAATAGACAGCCAACCTTAGAGAAGAAGCTAGACATGTGTGACTAGCAGGTGGGGAGAACATGAAGTTTGAGCCCCAGTCCTAGCTTTTGAGAGCTGAAGTCACAGGGAACACAGGGTATAATCACTCTCCCTTCTTACCATTGGATAGGCTTTCCATCATTGGGCAGTGTCCAAATGTGTGAACCAAAGTGCGGGCAGAGCAGACTGCCTGGTGCGTCTTGGCAAGTACATGGTAGGATCTCTGAAGAGAAGAGATCACAGCCTTGTGCCCACTGTAGATGTCGTCACTACTCTCATGATCATTTTCATTTTAGGGGTTTTTCTGTAAGACGGAGGAAGACTTTAACGACTGGTGTCAGCAAGTCAAAAAGGTCTGTAGCTGCCCCTGTCCAGAGCCAAGATGAAACTTCTGGGGACCCAGGCAATGAGGTGGCTGGGGTAAAGGGAGCCTCTTTGCATGGCCTAGCTAGGAACCCCGCTTACTGGTTGCATGGGGAGTTTGTTCCTGCCTCACAcatgagagcaggctgaacagggCAGGGTACCTCGCATTGCGGTTTCTACTGGCTGTGTGTAAGTCAAGACTGGCCATTTTCTATATATGCTTTGCCCATTAAATTTATGATGGGGTGGGGTTGGCCCACTCATCTGCCTCATGTGCTTATGGGGTGGTAATAAATTGTATGCCAGGGGCTGCCCCTGTTCTAGTTGCCTCCTGCTGTCCTCCCCGTGCCTTCTGTGATCTTACTAGTTGGGCAGGCCTGTGCTGTGTTGATCACTGTGTTGTCTTTTACTGTAACCTTTAGTGTGGATACCACCTCcattttcttgtctataaaatgAGATTAGACCTCTGCAGGCTGGAGGCTATAGTGACTGTTGAGGGTGCATCTAACAGCTGTATCTCACTGACAGCTATCCCAGCTTGGAGGTGCCCTGCCCATGTTTGAGCTGGTGGAACAGCAGCCTTCCCATCTGGCCTGCCAGGATGTCCTGAACCTGTCCCTAGGTGAGTGCTGAGGCTACAGAACCAAGTCTGGACGGAATAGCCCGCCTGTCACCATGTCTTCCTTTATGTAGTCTGTGCCTGCCTGCCACAAGCCCACCCTCAGATCTTTATCCTTTTCCTTGTAAGTATTAACACTATTTGAGGCCCAGGTGCAAATGGTTGGTTGAAAGGGTATTGTAAACCCAGGCCTGAGCTTGGCAGCAACACAGCCTGTCCATGTTCTGCCCAGGGTCTTGTGGGAAGAAGGCATGCTCCCACAGCTTCCTTGGCTGCATAGTGTTAGAGCACAACAGGTTTTGTGAAGTCCGTCTAAGAGCCAATGGGGATTAGCAGTCCTGGATCCTTGAGCTATGGCTGGTGTAGCTGTAGGGGTCAGTCCTGCTCCTGTAGGCCAGCACAGTAGAGTTCAGAGACCAACTGACCTTGTGAGACACTGAATGGAGACCTGATGAGACCTGGTCATCCCTCAGCTGGTGTAAGGAGTCAGGTGCCTTGGTTCCCTGGGTTGGTGCCAAGTCCCATTGCTTGTCTGCTGGCAGGAGTCAGGTGCTGTTCTCTTCTTTCACAGAGTTCCCGTCTCTCCTTAGGGCCTTGTCACTTGCTCAGGAGTCAGGA is part of the Mus musculus strain C57BL/6J chromosome 1, GRCm38.p6 C57BL/6J genome and encodes:
- the Atg4b gene encoding cysteine protease ATG4B isoform 1 (isoform 1 is encoded by transcript variant 1); the encoded protein is MDAATLTYDTLRFAEFEDFPETSEPVWILGRKYSIFTEKDEILSDVASRLWFTYRRNFPAIGGTGPTSDTGWGCMLRCGQMIFAQALVCRHLGRDWRWTQRKRQPDSYFNVLNAFLDRKDSYYSIHQIAQMGVGEGKSIGQWYGPNTVAQVLKKLAVFDTWSSLAVHIAMDNTVVMEEIRRLCRANLPCVGAAALPTDSERHCNGFPAGAEVTNRPSAWRPLVLLIPLRLGLTDINEAYVETLKHCFMMPQSLGVIGGKPNSAHYFIGYVGEELIYLDPHTTQPAVELTDSCFIPDESFHCQHPPSRMGIGELDPSIAVGFFCKTEEDFNDWCQQVKKLSQLGGALPMFELVEQQPSHLACQDVLNLSLDSSDVERLERFFDSEDEDFEILSL
- the Atg4b gene encoding cysteine protease ATG4B isoform 2 (isoform 2 is encoded by transcript variant 2), producing MDAATLTYDTLRFAEFEDFPETSEPVWILGRKYSIFTEKDEILSDVASRLWFTYRRNFPAIDWRWTQRKRQPDSYFNVLNAFLDRKDSYYSIHQIAQMGVGEGKSIGQWYGPNTVAQVLKKLAVFDTWSSLAVHIAMDNTVVMEEIRRLCRANLPCVGAAALPTDSERHCNGFPAGAEVTNRPSAWRPLVLLIPLRLGLTDINEAYVETLKHCFMMPQSLGVIGGKPNSAHYFIGYVGEELIYLDPHTTQPAVELTDSCFIPDESFHCQHPPSRMGIGELDPSIAVGFFCKTEEDFNDWCQQVKKLSQLGGALPMFELVEQQPSHLACQDVLNLSLDSSDVERLERFFDSEDEDFEILSL
- the Atg4b gene encoding cysteine protease ATG4B isoform X1, whose amino-acid sequence is MLRCGQMIFAQALVCRHLGRDWRWTQRKRQPDSYFNVLNAFLDRKDSYYSIHQIAQMGVGEGKSIGQWYGPNTVAQVLKKLAVFDTWSSLAVHIAMDNTVVMEEIRRLCRANLPCVGAAALPTDSERHCNGFPAGAEVTNRPSAWRPLVLLIPLRLGLTDINEAYVETLKHCFMMPQSLGVIGGKPNSAHYFIGYVGEELIYLDPHTTQPAVELTDSCFIPDESFHCQHPPSRMGIGELDPSIAVGFFCKTEEDFNDWCQQVKKLSQLGGALPMFELVEQQPSHLACQDVLNLSLDSSDVERLERFFDSEDEDFEILSL